TCCTCCTGGGCGAAGTGCTGGCGGAAGCGCTCGGCGATCGGTCGGGCATCGCGCGCTTCGGCGACGCCATCGTGCCGCTCGATGAGAGCCGGGCGACCGTCGCCCTCGACTGCGGCGGCCGTGGCTACGCGATGATCGACGTGCCGCTCCGCGGCGTCATGATCGGATCGCTGCCGGCAACCCTGGTCCCCCATTTCCTGGAGACCTTTGCGCTCCGTGGTGGTGTGACCCTGCACGTGATCGCCTCCGGGCGCGACGACCACCATCTGGCCGAGGCGACCTTCAAAGCCCTCGCCCGCGCGCTGCGCCAGGCGTGCGCAGTGGATCCGGCGCTGCGCGGCCGAATCCCGAGCACGAAATGATCGCGCTCATCGACTACGGTGGCGGCAACCTGCGCAGCGTGGAGAATGCGCTGGCGCGCCTCGACGCGACCTGCACCATCGCTCTGGCCCCCGAGGATCTGGCCCACGCGCGGGCCATCATCTTTCCGGGGGTTGGCGCGGCGGCGCCGGCAATGGCCAGCCTGCGGGGGCGCGGCCTCGATGAGGCCGTCATTGCTGCCATTCGCAACGGTGTCCCATTCCTTGGGATCTGCCTGGGGATGCAGCTCCTCTTCGAGTGGAGCGCCGAGGACGGCGCCGCCTGCCTGGGCATCTTTCCCGGCACGGTGGAGCTGATGAAAACGGAGGAGAAACTGCCCCACGTCGGCTGGAATACCGTCGAATGCGTCCGGCCGCACCCGGTGCTGGACGGGATGGAGGGTGAGGCCTTCTACTTCGTCCACTCCTACGTGGTCGTGCCACGATATCCTGCGGTCACTGCCGCCGAGACGACGCACGGCGTTCCGTTCGTCAGTGCGATCGCTCGCCAGGGTCTGGTCGGTGTGCAGTTCCATCCCGAACGAAGCGGGACCGCCGGGTTGCGCCTGCTCGAGAACTTCCTGCGCTTCGCGGATGCCGAGGCGGCGGCCTAGCCACATCTAAATGTTGCTCAAGCGGATCATCCCCTGCCTCGACACCGCCCGCGGGCGAGTCGTCAAGGGGACGCATTTCCAGCAGCTGCGGGACCAGGGAGATCCGGTCGCCCTGGCCCGGAAATATTCCGAGGACGGCGCCGACGAGCTCACCTTCCTCGACATTGACGCAACACCGGAGGGCCGGGCGACGCTGGTCGAGCTCGTAGAGCGGACGGCTCACGAGGTCTTCATTCCCCTTACCGTTGGCGGCGGCATCCACGATGTCGATGAGATCCGGACCCTGCTGCGCGCGGGAGCGGACAAAATCTCGATCCAGACGGCGGCGGTGCAGCGACCGGCGCTGATCACCGAGGGCGCGCGCGCGTTCGGTTCGCAATGCATCGTCGTGGCGATCGACGCGAAACGGGTCACCGGGAATGGATGGATGGTCTTCACCCACGGGGGGCAGACTCCGGCGGGGCTCGAGGCGGTCGGCTGGGCGATCGAGGCCCAGCGCCGAGGCGCCGGTGAGATCCTGCTGACCAGCATCGACGCCGATGGCACGCAGGCCGGCTACGACCTCGAGCTCACCCGCGCGGTGGTCGACGCCGTGCAGATTCCGGTCATCGCCTCAGGCGGCGCCGGTCACCCGAAAGACCTCGTCGCGGTGCTCAACGAGGGGAAGGCTGATGCCGCGCTGGCGGCGTCCATCTTCCACAGCGGTGCGTTTCCCATCCCACAAACCAAGGCGTACCTGGCCGACCACGGCATCCCAGTGCGGAGATGAACGTGCCTGACGTCGGGAGCCTGACATTCGACGAGCGCGGCCTGATCGTCGCCGTCGCCCAGGATCGAGCGGCCGGCACCGTCTTGATGGTGGCGTACATGGACCGGGAGGCGCTGGCCCGAACGGTCGACAGTGGCGAGGCGCACTTCTGGAGCCGCAGCCGGCAAGCGCCGTGGCACAAAGGGGCGACCTCGGGCAACGTGCTGCACGTCGAGGAGATCCAGGCCGACTGCGATGCCGACGCGCTCCTCCTCTCGGTTCATCCCTCGGGCCCGGCATGCCACACGGGGCAGCGCTCGTGCTTTGCGCAGCCGGCCTCGATCCTCGACCAGCTCGACGCGACCCTGCGCGACCGAGAGGCGCAGCGACCGCCGGGGTCCTACTCCGCGAAACTTTTCGACGGAGGGCGTACCGCGATCCTCCGCAAAGTAGGAGAGGAGTCGGTCGAAGTCCTGCTGGCCGGCGCTCAAGAAAGTGACGAGGCGCTAACCAACGAAGTCGCCGATCTCTGGTTTCACACGAGCCTGCTACTGCGGGATCGCGGCCTCAGCCTGGCCGCGGTGCTCGAAGTCCTGGCACAACGGCACCCCGCTTCGCCGCGCTGATTACGCTCGGGCGGCGGCGAGCTGGCCAGCCGGGGCTCCAGCCAAAATGCCTTCCTGCGAGATCGCATAGGCCTTTACTACCATATGCTGAGATTCTCGCGGCAGTGAGTAACTAGTACGGAGTGGTGAGGGCGGGGATGTCCATACGACCCAGCGACGCGTGTCCGTATCCGAAGCCATTTACGGCCGACTTCAACGATTGTCCGACCTACCAGACGCGGCATGCCATCGTGGTCGACTCCAATGACCGGCCGCTGCGGACGATCTGGTCGTGCCGGCACATGGAGACGAAGCAAATCCCGGGAGAAGCCGGGCACTACTATGGCGCCTGCCAGCTGGGTGACGCGAAGGGCCGACAAGAGTGGGTCCAGCGGATCGGTCCAGAGCGGATCCGCAACATTCAGAAGCTGCGCGCGCAGACCATGCCGCTGGCGCAAGGCTTGGTCGACGATCTGGCCTCCCTCAAAGGTCGCCATCTGGAGGCGACCCGATCAAACGGTGACGGCAACGAGATTCTGGCCCTCATGCGAGAACGGGGACGGCGCTACCTGGAGGAATTCGAGGACTTCCTCAGCGAGCGGCAGGAGCTTCTTCAATTAGCCGGGATGCCACTGACGGCCGTGATGCAACTGGCTCGGCAGTGGGTCGACGAGTTTGTCTCCGAGACCTGGGGCCGCTCGCGCACCGTCCAGGTGCTTCCCGATGATCTGGTCGCTTCACTTCCCGACTCGGTCCGGGTTTTCTACGCACCGAGCTAAAGCTGGACACACGAGCCGAGAGGGTATTGCCACACGGGGTGACATCGCGTGGAGGTGGGTATAGACATGGTTGTGCCCCCACGAGGTGAGGGCTTGGGCCGTCAGGTCCCCCGCATGAGGTCTGCCCGTTGGCTGGGCCAAGAGTTCTTAGAAGGATTCCAAAGGAATCGCTATGCCTACCATCGTCACCGATCCCAAGGTACTTGCCGCCAAGTACAATCACGCGTTCAACAGCCACGATGAGGCCACGCTTCGGTCCCTGATCGCGCCGAACGCCCGCTTCAGCGCCCCCGGCGACGTCCGCCTCGAGGGCAAAGACGCCGTCATCGGCTATTCGAATGGCTGGATGAAGGCACTGCCCGACGCGAAGATCAACGTCACGCACGAGATCGTGAGCGGCCCATGGATCGTCCAGGAGTTCACGTTCGCGGGTACCCACACCGGCCCGCTGACCGGCCCCATGGGCACCATCCAGGCCACCAACCGCAAGGTCTCAGGCCAGTGCGTGTCGATCACTCGCTACGAGAATGACCTCGCCGTCGAGAGCCGTCTGTACTTCGACGTGGTCCAGCTGCTCACCCAGCTTGGCGTGATGCCGGTTTCCTCGAAGAACTAACCGGACCTCGACTCGATTTCAGACCCTGACCCGAGAGCGGCACCCACGTTGGTGCCGCTCTCTTTGCGTATGGCGACACTCTTGCGCCGGAGCTAACGGAAGGCGCATCGAACGTGCGGTGGAGGTTTTGCAAGCCAACGCGCGCGCCGGCCATCGACACTCCTATGCTGGCAGTGACGAGCTCATTTACATAGGAGGGGATCATGAGCAAAACGGAAGTCGAGGCCGTCTTCCATCACTTGCACGCTCGGCAGAGCGCCGGGTGGAAAGGACGTTCAGGGAGGGAACAATTGAGACGTACCCGCGTGACCTTGCTGGCGATGCTCGCCCTAGCGGGCGCCTTGATCGCGAGCGCCGTGCCGGCGGGCGCCTCCGGCGGCACTGAGACGGGCGCCATCGGCGGCGCCAACTTCATCATCGAGATGCCGAGTGTGCCCTGGAACGGGACACTCGTGCTTTACAGCCACGGCTATGTGACCCCTGGAAGCCCGCTCGTCGCGCGAGACGCCGGCGATCCAGCAACGGCGGGCTGGCTGCTCGCCAACGGCTACGCGATAGCCGGGTCCTCATATAGCCAGAACGGGTGGGCTCTCCAGCAGGCGTTCCACGATCAGATCGCGCTGCTCGACCACTTCAGGTCCGAGCATCGGGACCTCAAGCGCACCATCGCCTGGGGACACTCCCTGGGCGGGATGATCACGGCCGGCCTGGTCCAGCTCTTCCCCCAGCGATTCGCGGGTGCCATTCCGATGTGCGGGGTGGTGGCCGGGGGGCCTGGGGTCTGGAACTCGGGCCTCGACGCTGAATTCGTTTTCAAGACCTTGCTGGCGCCCACCTCGGCGCTGCAGCTCGTGAATATCACCCATCAGGGCTTCGGTCCAGGCAGCAACTTCCAGCTCGCCGAGGGCATCCTTGCGGGCGCCCAGGGCACGGCGGCCGGCCGGGCAAGGCTAGCGCTGGTGGCCGCGGTCGCCGACACCCCCGGCTGGTTCACCACCGGCTCGCCGCAGCCGGCGCAAAGCGACTTCGCGAGCCGCGAGAAGAACCAGTTCCTCTGGGACCAACAGGTCACCTTCGCCTTCTCCTTCGCTCTCCGCGCCGACCTCGAGAGCCGGGCCGGGGGCAACCCCTCCTGGAACACGGGCGTCGATTACGAGAAGCTCCTCGACCACTCGATCAACAAAGACGAGGTGCGCGCCCTCTACCAGCAGGCCGGCCTGAGCCTGGAGGCCGACCTCGACACCCTCGCCGCGACTCCCAGGGTGGCGGCCAAGTCGACCGCGCTCCGCTACCTCGAAAAGTACATCGTCTACAACGGCGACCTCGACATGCCGGTGCTGACCATGCACACCATCGGCGACGGCCTGGTCCTGCCGCAAGATGAGCAGGCCTACGCCAGCGTCGTCCGCTCGGATGGGGACCAGTCCCTCCTGCGCCAAGTCTTCGTGAGCCGCGCGGGACACTGCGCCTTCACGCCAGGCGAGACGATCGCCGCCTTTCAGACCCTGATCGGAAGGCTCAAGACCGGGCGTTGGGGCGATTCGACGTCGCCCGCCGGACTGAACGCCATCGCCACCGGCCTCGGGGCGCCGTTCAACCCGCTGCCCGCCGCGTTCGTGAACTTCCGCCCCTCGCAGTTCCTGCGTCCGTTCGACGCGCGGAACCTCGACGAGGGCGGCGACCACCGGGCCTCGTAAACCACTGGAGGCGGGGCCGGGCTTTATGGCTCGGCCCCGACATCAATGGGACTGAAATGGGACGGAACCCTATTCGGGATTTGGAGGCGAGTGCGGGATTCGAACCCGCGGTGTAGGTTTTGCAGACCTCCGATCGAAGTTCACCAAAGGTCGTCCGAGTTCATTCTGTATTGGATTTCAACGCTGACCGTTCATTAGCGGTACACCCACTCCTGCCTGGCGGCCGGATGGAGCAGATGGGTGGGGACCTGCTCGGAAAGGTGACTATCTGCGCTGGCCTGCGCCGCGATCCAACGCCTGTACTTCAGCGCGGAAGCGCATGACCAACCACAAGACGCAGCCGCCCGTCCCCGGGAGCGTGAGCAGCCGATCGGGGATCAGTGCGCACTTCACGTCCAGCGGAAACCTGCGACGGCTCGATGCCGGAGATCGCAGCATCCTTCTATATCCGGCCGACGAGCTTGAAGCCGGTCCGGCCAACCTGTATTTGCGCCTACGGGGTGACCACGACTGCGAGGCTGTGGCGCTGCTTGGGCCCGGCAGTCCCAGCACGGTCAGCTGGGGCGACACCGGACCCATCATCAGCGGCGAGTGGCGGGACCTGCAGTACAGCGTCACCTTCCGCCTCGCCGACACCCTGGCTGCGTGGTTCTGGCACATCTCGGTGACCAGCCGGCGAGCCGCCCAAAGTGAGATCGACTTCGTGTACGCCCAGGATCTGGCGCTGGCCCCCTATGCCGCAGTACGGACCTGTGAGTATTACGTCAGCCAGTATCTCGACCTCACGCCAATCGATACGTCGTCGGCAGGCACGGTTCTCGCCGTCCGCCAGAACATGCCAGGCCGCGCGGCTCCTTGGGCCGTCATCGGCTGCCTCAGCAAGGGCGTCGGTTGGGGCACCGACGCGCTTCAACTGGTTGGGCGCGGGCACCATGCCGGGGCCCGGCCGTCTGGACTATCCGCCAAGGCGCTCCCCAGTACCCGCCTTCAGCACGAGCACACGCTCGCCCTCTTGCAGGCTCGACCGGTGCAGTTGATCGGCGGCGAAACCGTAGCCACGGGCTTCTTCGGCGTGTACCAGGCGGACCACCGAGCGGCAACGTCCGGTCAGGACACGACCGTTGTCGACGAGGCCCTGGGCAAGCCGGAAGCGCAGCCGCCGGCCCAGGGTCCGCCGAGTGGGAAGCGTTCCGCCGGCGCCCCGGTTGCGGCATCGCTCTTCTCGTCGGCCCCGCCACTGGTGTGCACGCCGTTGGATGACGATCAGCTGGCCGGGCTTACCGGCGACGGGCGCCATCACCAGGAGTGGGTCGGCGAGGCCCTGTTCAGCTACTTCACCCAGGACGGAAGCCACGTCGTGACCAGCGCCAAGCAGACGGCGGTCCTACGTCCTCACGGCCACATCATGCGGACGGGAACGGCCCTGGCGCCGGACGAGGGCAGCCTCACCACCACGGCCTGGATGGCCGGGACCTTCCTCTCGCAAGTCACCCAGGGCCATGTCAGCCTGAACCGGATGCTATCCACCCGCCGCAGCTACCTGGGCCTGCGGCAAGCGCATGGGTTACGGGTCTTCATCGAGTCCTCCGGTGCTCCGCAGGGTTGGGCGCTGCTGGACGGACCGAGCGCGTGGGCCGTCAGGCTGGACTCGTGCCGCTGGTGGTACCGTCATCCCGGCGGCGTGCTGGAGGTCGTGTCGATCGCGCCTGCCGAGTCGCATCAGCTCGGTCTTGAGATCCGGGTTCTGGACGGGCCGCCCGTACGCCTCCTGATCTGTGCCCACTCGGCGCTCGGTGGCGATGACGGGCAGGACGCCGAGCCACCAATTCTTGAGCAGGATGAAGCGGGAGTAACGCTGCGACCCCTGCAGGGCTCGCTGGCAGCCGCCCGATTTCCTACCGGATCGTTCCGGCTCTCATGGGAGCGGGG
This DNA window, taken from Candidatus Dormiibacterota bacterium, encodes the following:
- a CDS encoding ester cyclase; amino-acid sequence: MPTIVTDPKVLAAKYNHAFNSHDEATLRSLIAPNARFSAPGDVRLEGKDAVIGYSNGWMKALPDAKINVTHEIVSGPWIVQEFTFAGTHTGPLTGPMGTIQATNRKVSGQCVSITRYENDLAVESRLYFDVVQLLTQLGVMPVSSKN
- the hisH gene encoding imidazole glycerol phosphate synthase subunit HisH, with the protein product MIALIDYGGGNLRSVENALARLDATCTIALAPEDLAHARAIIFPGVGAAAPAMASLRGRGLDEAVIAAIRNGVPFLGICLGMQLLFEWSAEDGAACLGIFPGTVELMKTEEKLPHVGWNTVECVRPHPVLDGMEGEAFYFVHSYVVVPRYPAVTAAETTHGVPFVSAIARQGLVGVQFHPERSGTAGLRLLENFLRFADAEAAA
- the hisB gene encoding imidazoleglycerol-phosphate dehydratase HisB, yielding MPADRSAAKRRRTKETEVSLRLNLDGDGTAEIATGVPFLDHLLRALAVHARFDLDVNARGDLQVDAHHTVEDVAILLGEVLAEALGDRSGIARFGDAIVPLDESRATVALDCGGRGYAMIDVPLRGVMIGSLPATLVPHFLETFALRGGVTLHVIASGRDDHHLAEATFKALARALRQACAVDPALRGRIPSTK
- the hisF gene encoding imidazole glycerol phosphate synthase subunit HisF; this translates as MLLKRIIPCLDTARGRVVKGTHFQQLRDQGDPVALARKYSEDGADELTFLDIDATPEGRATLVELVERTAHEVFIPLTVGGGIHDVDEIRTLLRAGADKISIQTAAVQRPALITEGARAFGSQCIVVAIDAKRVTGNGWMVFTHGGQTPAGLEAVGWAIEAQRRGAGEILLTSIDADGTQAGYDLELTRAVVDAVQIPVIASGGAGHPKDLVAVLNEGKADAALAASIFHSGAFPIPQTKAYLADHGIPVRR
- the hisIE gene encoding bifunctional phosphoribosyl-AMP cyclohydrolase/phosphoribosyl-ATP diphosphatase HisIE — translated: MNVPDVGSLTFDERGLIVAVAQDRAAGTVLMVAYMDREALARTVDSGEAHFWSRSRQAPWHKGATSGNVLHVEEIQADCDADALLLSVHPSGPACHTGQRSCFAQPASILDQLDATLRDREAQRPPGSYSAKLFDGGRTAILRKVGEESVEVLLAGAQESDEALTNEVADLWFHTSLLLRDRGLSLAAVLEVLAQRHPASPR
- a CDS encoding prolyl oligopeptidase family serine peptidase; the protein is MSKTEVEAVFHHLHARQSAGWKGRSGREQLRRTRVTLLAMLALAGALIASAVPAGASGGTETGAIGGANFIIEMPSVPWNGTLVLYSHGYVTPGSPLVARDAGDPATAGWLLANGYAIAGSSYSQNGWALQQAFHDQIALLDHFRSEHRDLKRTIAWGHSLGGMITAGLVQLFPQRFAGAIPMCGVVAGGPGVWNSGLDAEFVFKTLLAPTSALQLVNITHQGFGPGSNFQLAEGILAGAQGTAAGRARLALVAAVADTPGWFTTGSPQPAQSDFASREKNQFLWDQQVTFAFSFALRADLESRAGGNPSWNTGVDYEKLLDHSINKDEVRALYQQAGLSLEADLDTLAATPRVAAKSTALRYLEKYIVYNGDLDMPVLTMHTIGDGLVLPQDEQAYASVVRSDGDQSLLRQVFVSRAGHCAFTPGETIAAFQTLIGRLKTGRWGDSTSPAGLNAIATGLGAPFNPLPAAFVNFRPSQFLRPFDARNLDEGGDHRAS